ttagtgtaagagctgtttgaaaagactgcctgaaatttctgcctgttttggtgagaTGGAGTTTTGGCATGCCTGGTGACATAACCAGGCGGTAAATtgattaatagaccaataagaaagagttccaaacctctctgccaataacagctagtttttatTTTTCCTCTCCCTACTCAGACCccacccagacagtcctagcaaaattcttgtttgagaaattgctctttgctaagaagctgtttatttttctttttaaatattttaattgaaaacaatcacggtaaggtacttaattgttacccagaaatcatttgatattgagataaaggCCCAATTCAGCTGTTTTTTAAGTGTCTGCTCCTGTAGGAGATAATAAGCTGAACCTAGAGTTCTATGATAAGCCCTATGTTTCCCCCAGGTGACCCGTCAGATGAAGGAGCATGAGCAGGACAGTGAGCTGAGAGAGCAGATGTCAGGCTATAAGAGGATGAGGAGGCAGCACCAGAAGCACCTGATGGCCCTGGAGAACAAGCTGAAGGCTGAGATGGACGAACACCGGCTCCGTCTGGACAAAGAGCTGGAGAACCAGAGGAACAGCTTTGCCCAGGAGATGGAGAAACTCATTAAGAAGCACCAGGCCGCCATGGAGAAAGATGTACGGTCGTTTGCTCACTTACGCCATACTTACATCATAATTCATACTTTGCCTAGATTCTACTACTGTTCCCTAGGTCTCTGTTGAATATTCTTGTTTgaaatgttcaaatgtttaatttGTGTCTCTCTGCAGGCGAAGACCTTTTCCAATGATGAGAAGAAGTTCCAGCAGCACATTCAGAGCCAGCAGAAGAAAGAGCTCAACAGCTTCCTAGAGTCCCAGAAACGAGAGTACAAACTCCGCAAGGAGCAGCTCAAAGAGGTAGAGAATCACAGATGAACACACATTATACAAAGGCTTCAATCATTGCTATATCTTTTCAAGAAAAAACACGATATGCACCATTGCTCACCTACATACTCCTCTCAGCATGTCAGACAGACTCAATGAATGACAAACCTCTACAGAAAATGTGCAAATATGGACAGCAAGCTCCCATGTCGACTTGCTTAAAGCGGCAATCCGCAGTTGAAACGATAACAAAGCATACTCCCACTGAGGTTGAGGGATGTGGCTGGAAAAAATATAACCACACTTAAGTTCATAGACAgagttatggatgcaaggactgaccatccatgatatctaaattatagttttaaccatgttttgaggctatacagtgttgtttacattgacggtgtttgcaaacattgaaaaaacaagcttatattttggctactgatggggtacgacagttgaactaaactaaTGTCCGCCCTTGTTCTTCCCCCAGGAGTTGAATGAGAACCAGTCGACCCCTAAGAAGGAGAAGCAGGAGTGGCTGTCCAAGCAGAAGGAGAACTTCCAGCACTTCCAAGCTGAGGAGGAGGCCAACCTgctgaggagacagagacaatacCTAGAGCTGGAGTGTCGACGCTTCAAGAGGAGGATCCTCATCGCTCGCCACAACGTGGAGCAGGACCTAGTGAGAGAGGTCAGCTGTAATCACTCAGCTCTCCTCATTCATACAGTCCCTtgttcctctcactctcctcaaaGAGGGTCCCCTTGCCTGCTCTCGGTCTTCGTTTTGTAACCATGGCTCAGCTGTGGGTTCTGCTCATTTTCCTACTTCCATACATAGTTCAAACATTCCTTTCGAATACTGCCCTTTGTCTTATAGAATGCAGTTTTCTCCTAACCTGTATGGTttctcctccctgtctgtctgtgtgtgtgtaggagctgaATAAGCGTCAGACGCAGAAGGACCTGGAGCATGCCATGCTGCTGCGGCACCATGAGTCCATGCAGGAGCTGGAGTTCCGCCAGGTCAACYCCATCCAGAAGATGAGGGCTGAGCTGATCCGCCTGCAGCACCAGACAGAACTCACCAACCAGCAGGAGTACaacaagaggagggagagagagctccgACGCAAACACGTCATGGAGGTCCGACAGCAGCCCAAGAGCCTCAAGGTGAGCACACATTGTATGCTAACAGAcaaattgttgttttctgttaCTGTTAACGACCGTTATGTAAGGAACCTGACCCCTCACTGTTCTGTttgtcctccctcctctgtcccagTCCAAAGAGTTCCAGACCTGACCCCTCACTGTTCTGTttgtcctccctcctctgtcccagTCCAAAGAGTTCCAGACCTGACCCCTCACTGTTCTGtttgtcctctcttcctcccttctgtcCCAGTCCAAAGAGTTCCAGACCTGACCCTCACTGTTcgttttcctctcttcctccctctgtcccagTCCAAAGAGCTCCGACCTGACCCCTCACTGTTCTGttgttcctctcttcctccctctttgtcCCAGTCCAAAGAGCTCCAGACCTGACCCCTCACTGTCTGTttgtcctccctcctctgtcccagTCCAAAGAGTTCCAGACCTGACCCCTCACTGTTCTGtttgtcctctcttcctccctctgtcccagTCCAAAGAGTTCCAGACCTACCCCTCACTGTTCTGtttgtcctctcttcctccctcctctgtcccagTCCAAAGAGCTCCAGATTAAGAAACAGTTCCAAGACACATGTAAGATCCAGACCAGACAGTACAAGGCCTTGAAAACCACCTACTGGAGAGCACACCAAAGTCTGACCACAAGGTGTCCTGAAGCGTCTAAAGGAGGAGCAGACCCGCAAGCTGGCCATCCTTGCTGAGCAGTACGACCACTCAATCAACGAGATGCTCTCCAACAAGGCTTGAGTCACACAGAGACCTTGAAACACTACAGGGAAGGAGGCAGGAGAGGGATAAGTTTCTAAAAAGCTGACTACTGATGATGGGCCTTTTGGCAatgaggtcctttatctacttccccagagtcatatGAGCTCatggataaaaaatgtatgtctctgcgtgcagtttgaaggaagttgctaactagcacgctagcagatacccataggcttacagtcattgtgctaatgttCGTTAGTGAAACTACCTCtatcttccttcatactggacacagagacaaaaaatggtatccacaagttcatctgactctgggaaagtagataCGGACCTCGTtaccaaaatcccgaagtatccctttaacattgtGCTGACCCCCTGTCTGGCTCCCCTGTCTTAGCTGCGTCTGGATGAGGCTCAGGAGGCTCAGTGCCAGGTGCTGAGGGATGCAGCTGCCAGCAGGAGCTGGAGCTACTCAACGCCTACCAGAGCAAGATCAAGATGCAGACGGACGCCCAGCACGACCGTGAGAGGAAGGACCTGGAGCAGAGAGTGTCCCTCCGGAGGGCCCTACTGGAGCAGAAGGTCTGATCTTCCATACTTGGATTTCTTTTTACATggtgtgcatctcaaatggcaccctattccctgtatagtgcactgtggtcaaaagtagtgtatttTAAGtggataggatgccatttgggatgtaataaTGGTGTATTAGTAGCAAAAAGCTTCAATTGAAATTTAGGTTTTATTTAATTTCAAGCTCCAGTTTGCTCTTATCATTGCTAAACCAGTgctatttttaaataaaaatattatgatACTGAGCAGCTGTATGTATCTTCAGATTGAGGAGGAGATGCTGTCCCTTCAGAACGAGCGTTCGGAGAGGATCCGAAGCCTGCTGGAGCGCCAGGCCAGGGAGATCGAAGCGTTCGACTCAGAGAGCATGCGTCTAGGCTTCAACAACATGGTGCTGTCCAACCTCTCCCCAGAGGCCTTTAGCCACAGCTTCCCCGGGGCCCCAGGCAGCTGGGCCCACCCCCAGACACAGCACCACTCTGGGGGCTCTCAAGGGCCACACTGGGGCAGTGGAGGGTCAGGGCACCAAGGCAGCCATCACCAACACCACTATCACTCTGGTCAAGGAGGGTCCCCCATGCAACAAGCCTGGGGCCAAGGCATGCAGGGAGGCGGGGGTCCTCAGCCGTGGGGCCACCCCTCGGCAGTGCCCCTGGGGGCCAGAGGCAGTGGAGGAGTGCAGAACAGCCCCCAGGCACTGAGCAGGACAGCCTCAGGGGGGCGCAGTGAGCAGGCCATGAGCAGGAGCACCAGTGTCAACTCTCAGATATCCAATGGGTCGCACCTGTCCTACACATAGACTCCCAGTCCCAGAGTCAGAGTAGGATGCTGCCAAGTTCACAGAGCAGAGTGGGACAGTATGGGCTGAGCTCTACTACACCTCCACCTCTCTTTCACACatttctcatcccctctctcctattcctctcctgtcctgtgtaCAGATGTGYATGCGTGTGGAAATAAATGTTGCTCAGGTCAAAAGGGCTGAAAGAGGCACACCCCCTCTACACAGCAGTTTATTAGCACACATACAGATCAGTTCTTCTGTTTCTATWGAAACCATTCAGTGTCAACACTAAATACTTATTATTTAGTGTTCTCTTTTAGAAATCATTTTCATGTACATATATGTGTTATCCATAGCCACTGCTCTCCTTTTGCACCATTGAGACCACTGTCAAAAAGCCTTTTGAGGTCTGCCAACTGCTTTTAATTTAAAAGTTGCTTAGTGTCTACCAATCACAGCAAACTAAGACAGCCCAGGAAATGCCCCTGCTCCAAATTTGATAATACATTGGCCCATCTATCTATCCAgttactttattattatttatttgtttactctCCTTATGCTAGCCTGCTTTTATGGTCATTTTAAATCGCAGAGATTGTTTCTTTTTTCCAAATCTGAAGAAAGTTTtgcattctaaaatgttttaacaggGAGAGGTTTAATAAACTGCTTAGATACCGTATAGAGCTGCTTGACAATACCTGAAACAAATTAAAGTTGGTTTTACATGATCTTTTAGGTTTGAGATTGTGAGGGACACTGGGACACAATGTTGTTGGCTTGTATTTTGGCCAGCTTCCATAAAACTTGCTTTTGTTGTTGTAACCAAGACTACTTTAAGCCAGGCAGTTGTTATTAAACATCTCACAAACTTATTTACTATCAACCCCTGTTGCAGGAATGTGGTGAAATTTTGTgaataggatttttttttaaacagtttttacATACAAGAATCTGGGGGTTTTGTAGAATTAGATCAATTATATTTTGGCTGTTCTTATTTGTCTGTTTTTTATTAAGAAAGAAAGATAATCGTTTTTTGGAATTGCAGCTGGTAAGAGCAAGAGAAGTTTGTGTTTTTAGCAATGTCATATCATCGAGGTAGGATTTTTGTTGTGAATTTCACAGTTACCCTTGcagttttaaatgtttacatttaaTATATTGAAGAAGCAGTAACAGACAGTGAACCTTTTTATATCAATGAGCATTTTGCCAACATTTAGTGATCTGCATTTTATTTTATGCCTCCCTGTGGGAGTTTAAGCTGCTAATCCATCCATTTGCCAATAAGAACACTAAAGCAGAATATGAATGTTTTTAGATGCTATTCTTTTTATTTGTCTGTTTCGGATGCAAAGCTAGGGGCCAGGCTGACCATAGCTTCAACTATGGCCATATTCAGCTGTTCTGTACTACTGTAGTGTGTGGCACTGGCCACTAGGCAGCAGTCTTCAACCGTTCCTTTGGCCATAATAGCCCACCTACGGTAGATCCAAATCTTCAATGTTGTTTAGGGTTTCCAAGTGGGTGGGTGTCTCTCATAGCATTACTACATCAGCCAAAACCAGAGGGACATGGCAGAGCCATAATAAACCATAGGCTTAGCTAACAGCTAAAAGTMTATATGTATGTTAATACTCAGTAAGATGGTGCCTTTGTATGCCCTGATACTGATTATTTATTCTCAGTGTAAAACTGGcatattttttgttttagtttagttttttgttttgttttagttcagctcaaattgattaaatagtttacCAAGTTTGTATTACATTTGGCATCATTCAATGAAAATGATGTACTTCAGGAAGAGAGGATCCTAACATCTGTCCTCGTGTACCTCTGAAAATGATGTCCATATCAGAAGTTTTGTGAAGTGATCAATTGAACAGAAGTTCTAAAGGTGATAATATCATGCATACAGGTACTTGAGGGCTGGTTCTGGGTGTCTGCTTTGCGGAGGATGACAGATTGTGAGTTCCATCTTAGTTGGCTGAATGATCGAGGAGGGGATCAGTATAATTAATGACGGGCTACATGATTGTCCGATACAAGAGCCAAGACTCTGTAATACCTTTAATAAGAACCCAGACATTTATCAGTTGATTTTATTTTAGTGCCTTTAAATACTGCTGCCTTGTCAAAGCACtttgtacagtacatacaatgtATACAGTAAAACAGATGGTAGTTTGACTTTGTTTTAGGCACAGCAACCTGAGGGATGAATATTGTGTGTCTGTATTATGTGGTTGAGGTGGGGAAGTTGAAAAGTTTAGCTAATATTTGACCTTAAAGTCAGATATGTAGTGAGGATTTGAATACCTGGGATTAATTACAAGTGCATTAGCAGAGTCATACCAGTATGTAGAACTATTTCTATGGCTCTGTGGAGGATTCATGTTGGACAAGAACAAACCAGATTATGGAGTATGGTGACAGGGATAGTTAAAGGACTTCTATTGAATGCTTGTTTAAAAAACGCCTTTTGCACAAAATGTTGCAGGCCAGGTTTAACATGAATTAAGTGGGCACAGTAGAGCAGAGCTTCCATAAGtaggaaaaaaatatatgatttcaGAATGTGTTTGAAAGGGAAAGATTTAATCTCAATGTAATGGCtgtttttgaccatgacagcAGGCTTGGCAAGGAGTACATGTTGTGGGAGCTGGTTAATGTAATGCAGTCTAAGTTTTTTAAATGATAATGGTCCACAACTTGAGCAACACTAAAAGCTCTGCAATCAGGAAAAACGAGACCATCTCATCACCCTTAAAGTAACAATGGCAGGTAAATGAAGCGCATATACTTGTTAGTTACTGGTGTAAGCATGTAAATATAACACTCGCACTAAATGATCATTCTACACTTATGTTGGTGAGTGGTTAAAAAGTGGTTAAAGCTGGAATCGTtcatggtgaaactgccacgtccgtttggGATGTTACAACAacagaagttactgcaaacaacgaaCACTGTTTTTTTCCTATCGGACATCAATGCACGCGCTATTTTTTTTACCACACTGCTCAACGCACCTCTCAGTTTCGTCCACAAATGAATAACCAAGGTGCTGGGGCGGACAGTGGCACTTCCCCCTAATGCGGATTCCATCTTTTAAAGGTGGCAAAGCACTTATGTAGTTATTTACTCGGACACACACAGTGGGTTCTATACGTGAGCGCGTTCTCTCACCCATGAAATTGCTTCTTTCATGGGTGAGTTTATGCCATTGTGGTTCCCCTCTTTATTTTCTCACCCTCCATTCCCTCAATCACCAAGTCTGCATTTACTATGAGGGTAACTCTGTATGGAAATCTGAAACactttaaaaacatatatattgaaAAGGccacaaggcttaaaaatacctAATGTTGCAGATATCTTAGGATATTGAAGTCGGGTGAAATGTTAATATTGTGTATATCTACAATTTAAGAGATTAAACGTTTTAACTAAACTTGAGTTGTGACGaagaacattttttttaaattatctatAAGACTAACATTATTTAACTTGACAGACACTAACCAAATATTAAACAACGTTGAGATTGGTATGGAGGTCTGTAAACGTAACTGATGAAAAGTGAGCTTGGTTGTGTGTACACTGACTCTTACTGCTTCCTGTGCATGCATAGCCTACACTGTCATTTTCCTTTACTGTCACACACTTTGTTAGTCATTGCACCCTTCATGACGCCTGTCATTGCAGTGAGTCTGTACTTCCTGTGTTTCCTTCTACTCCACCCTCTCTACATTCACATCCACCAGAGTAGTACCTATTCTGATGTTTGTTCTTGTTGAATGTGATACTACAATTGTGCAGCAAAAACTTGTTAGATTTTAGGGGCACAAAGAGATGCAGGAGAAGTTTGTTTTAAATGGTTGCAGACTCTAATCCCCCAATACAATTCTCCAATATCTGCCTCAGAATCATATCCAACTGTCCTTTCCAAAAAGCAGGCATGGGTTTCATTACGTTACAGTACATAGGGCTGTAAGTGTGTCCCAATACTCTCCAAAACCTTCCACCTCATGTTTCCTTTCATTTGTTACCACAGAGAGTTGAAACGCCTCAATAGGTTAATTTACCACTATAAAGCTTATACCCACTAAGTCTTCTATGATCAGTGGtcaggggaaaaaatgtatttctgattATTGGGACCTAGCCCATGTTACAGCTTCTTAGGTCAATGGTTCATTCACATGTCAGGCCAATGAAAGGTCCTTGCTATCCATggtccttgggacgtccctactcCATTGGagttgacattttaaaatacTTAGGGTTCAGGGTAGGGATGCctcaaggatcccggatagcactaaccgCCAATGAAACCTCATCTCATACGAGATCGATTGCCAACCCGTCACAcctttttgttcatgttttttaaatatttttttgtgaggGAGACTACTtacatatttttattcatttttgttttaatgatgTACAAGGCTTCTCCACCAACCTGGATAATGTTTTTAATTATAATTTAGCATTGATGGTGTCAACTTTTGTTCTACTGACAAAGTATGGGATACTGAGTAAGAAACAGGCTAAAGAAAAATGGAGGTCCTCCCTCTGGTCAAACACTGTGCCATCCCAGAGCTGTCAAGCCCAGACACCACTGCATTGTTTCATCTCCAGAGTTCCCTTTGGCGTGGGCTGATggcatgacatttttttaaatagcatgATGTGAGCCATTTGGTTCTGGTCAGATGGCCAATGTAGAGGCTTGAAAAGATTGAGTGGTGATAGGCTACTTATGAAAACAGAGGGTCCATTTCTATGAGGATGTCAGTATTCTTCCTTGGCACAGCATTACCACTACAACTCATATATAACCTgtattaaaatgtataaattgtgAAACCTGTTATTGAATGTCTGAAAGATTATGAAGATTATACATACATTTTCACCAAAACAATATACAAAAAAGTGAATTGAAATGTGTAAAAAGATTCATGAAACAGAAGAATAAAACTAGGATCAAATGTACTATTTTGTTTGTATTATAATGACTATTGTGCTGGCAGAGGGATATTGAACAGAAATCAGCTGTAATAAAGTAATTTTAGTATATAACTTGTGTCCTGTCTTTTCAATTTGGAGCATAAGAAATTTGAACATTGTGTTAGAAAATGTTCACTTTGGCAACCAGGCTCAATGATTATGTACATTCTTTGTTCAAGCAGGGAGGAggattctcctggcatccgccaaatccaaaTTCGTATTGTCGGaccgccagatggtgaagcgtgattcatcactccagagtacacgtttccactgctccaaccaaggacagaagatttttaaaCGCTATGTGCTTCAGTACTCCCATTCTGTGCGcttgtgaggcctaccactttgcggctgagccattgttgctcctagacgtttccacttcacaataacagcccttacagttgacaagaacagctctagcagggcagaaatttgacaaactgatttgttggaaaagtggcatccaatgacggtgcTATGTTTAAAGTCACTGCGTtattcaataaggccattctactgccaatgtttgtctatggagattgcatggcaatgtggtcaattttatacacctgtcagcaacgtgtgtggctgaaataaacaaatccactcatttgaaggggtgtccacatacttttgtatatatagtgtatatatatatatataatataaattcaAAAATTATGGAATTAAAATACAATGtctgttggcactgaaattgCACCATACATATTCCAAATTTGGCAAATGACAGTACAGGTAGTGGAATGTAATAACTGAATATCCTTAattttgtggttaaattcaaatactTCCTgcggcacacatcagagtcaaatactttctatagaacaaacttcacatcAGCATAGGCAACCAAAATGAacaattaatgtatgtgtgttatattaaagatagaggagggagtaaaatgtaggcaagcaataaacatttcagaacaactactagtcgaataaaACATGGGAGAGAttacgaattttggcaaagagatttatttatagactaatacacttgaaacaaattgCCAAAccaaaaactgcagacattactagtgcctcctCGCGAtcaaaccgtcataaaaaaaatacatgaaacgCTGCCTAAaacgtgatcagaaatctcaactaacaagcaagtcgcagcaatgaagagtgcgtgcgcgttcacgcgaaggggggattttcggcacaacaccggaaACTCAACTCACTGGTAACTTTGCTGGTGCATGCAGGCAAGCAGGCCaagctgcccctgaacaatgaAAACATGCATGTTAGCTGGCTAAATAGCTATACAATGTTATATTTGATCAAGTAAAATCATATTAACTTCTCAAATA
This genomic interval from Salvelinus sp. IW2-2015 linkage group LG22, ASM291031v2, whole genome shotgun sequence contains the following:
- the LOC111982503 gene encoding LOW QUALITY PROTEIN: serine/threonine-protein kinase TAO1-like (The sequence of the model RefSeq protein was modified relative to this genomic sequence to represent the inferred CDS: inserted 2 bases in 2 codons; deleted 2 bases in 1 codon; substituted 1 base at 1 genomic stop codon); translated protein: MPNTSRAGSLKDPDVAELFFKEDPEKLFSDLREIGHGSFGAVYFARDVRTTEVVAIKKMSYSGKQSNEKWQDIIKEVKFLQRIQHPNSIEYKGCYLREHTAWLVMEYCLGSASDVLEVHKKPLQEMEIAAITHGALQGLAYLHSHNLIHRDIKAGNVLLTEPGQVKLADFGSASIVSPANSFVGTPYWMAPEVILAMDEGQYDGKIDIWSLGITCIELAERKPPLFNMNAMSALYHIAQNESPTLQSSEWTDYFRNFVDSCLQKFPQDRPNSEELLNHAFVQRERPDSVLMDLILRTKVAVRELDNLQYRKMKKILFQEAHNGPAAEAQDGDEEEPENSGRTGTVSSVGSNQSIPSMSISASSQSSSVNSLTDAGDDKSELDMMEGDHTVMSNSSVIHLKPEEETTYREESEPNSRPPTEPQSPPAHTPRPKHHRNREHFATIRTASLVTRQMKEHEQDSELREQMSGYKRMRRQHQKHLMALENKLKAEMDEHRLRLDKELENQRNSFAQEMEKLIKKHQAAMEKDAKTFSNDEKKFQQHIQSQQKKELNSFLESQKREYKLRKEQLKEELNENQSTPKKEKQEWLSKQKENFQHFQAEEEANLLRRQRQYLELECRRFKRRILIARHNVEQDLVREELNKRQTQKDLEHAMLLRHHESMQELEFRQVNXIQKMRAELIRLQHQTELTNQQEYNKRRERELRRKHVMEVRQQPKSLKSKELQIKKQFQDTCKIQTRQYKALXNHLLESTPKSDHKXVLKRLKEEQTRKLAILAEQYDHSINEMLSNKAXLRLDEAQEAQCQVLRCSCQQELELLNAYQSKIKMQTDAQHDRERKDLEQRVSLRRALLEQKIEEEMLSLQNERSERIRSLLERQAREIEAFDSESMRLGFNNMVLSNLSPEAFSHSFPGAPGSWAHPQTQHHSGGSQGPHWGSGGSGHQGSHHQHHYHSGQGGSPMQQAWGQGMQGGGGPQPWGHPSAVPLGARGSGGVQNSPQALSRTASGGRSEQAMSRSTSVNSQISNGSHLSYT